From bacterium, a single genomic window includes:
- a CDS encoding integrase core domain-containing protein, producing the protein MDGRGRAHDNIFTERLWRSLKYEEVYLKDYQSVREAKQGIGNYLAFYNHDRLHQSLNYLTPIEVYFN; encoded by the coding sequence ATGGATGGTAGAGGTAGAGCACACGATAACATATTTACCGAAAGGCTCTGGCGTTCTCTCAAATATGAAGAAGTCTATCTTAAAGATTATCAGAGTGTCCGAGAAGCAAAACAAGGTATTGGAAATTACTTAGCTTTCTATAACCATGATAGGCTGCATCAATCCCTTAATTATTTGACTCCAATTGAGGTTTATTTTAATTAA
- a CDS encoding DDE-type integrase/transposase/recombinase: MNRPNQVWATDITYIRLHHVMAYLVAIMDWFSRYVISWQLSTSLEVDFFYQP, from the coding sequence ATTAATAGGCCCAACCAGGTCTGGGCTACTGATATAACTTATATCAGGCTTCATCATGTAATGGCTTACCTGGTGGCCATCATGGATTGGTTTAGCCGTTACGTGATCTCTTGGCAGTTGTCAACCAGTCTTGAGGTGGACTTTTTCTATCAGCCTTAG
- the trxB gene encoding thioredoxin-disulfide reductase: MKLDSLLYDVIIVGGGPAGLTAGLYATRARLKSLLIESYFVPSQAVTTTLIENYPGFSEGISGFELIDRFRKQAKGFGLEFAVGEVRKVAFRKSKDIKIWEVVVDEQKYHSLALIIASGAMPKRLGIEREAEFQGKGVSYCAICDGAFFKDKDIVVVGGGDAAVEETLFLTKFVRKVTVIHRRDKLRATKILQERILTHKKVEFIWNAQVMEILGSQKVEAVKVKDINTKQELEILCQGVFVFIGLMPNTNFIKEVVKVDEEGYIITDENMKTSRESIFSGGDCRKKLLRQVVTACGDGALAAFSAQNYVERLKGIASNSNYSSY; encoded by the coding sequence TTGAAATTAGATAGTCTTCTTTATGATGTAATTATTGTTGGCGGAGGGCCAGCAGGGTTAACGGCTGGCTTGTATGCAACCAGGGCCAGGCTAAAGAGTTTGTTAATTGAAAGCTATTTTGTGCCTTCTCAAGCAGTAACTACCACCTTAATTGAAAACTACCCTGGTTTTTCTGAAGGAATTAGTGGGTTTGAGTTAATAGATAGATTTAGAAAACAAGCCAAAGGATTTGGTTTGGAATTTGCTGTAGGGGAAGTAAGAAAGGTTGCTTTTAGAAAGAGTAAAGATATCAAGATTTGGGAAGTAGTGGTTGATGAGCAGAAGTATCATAGTTTAGCTTTGATTATTGCTTCTGGAGCTATGCCTAAAAGATTAGGAATAGAAAGAGAAGCAGAATTTCAAGGCAAAGGTGTTTCTTATTGTGCAATTTGCGATGGAGCATTCTTTAAAGATAAAGACATAGTGGTGGTAGGAGGAGGAGATGCGGCTGTGGAAGAGACTTTATTTTTAACTAAGTTTGTTAGAAAGGTTACCGTTATCCATAGAAGAGATAAACTTCGAGCCACAAAGATCTTACAAGAAAGAATATTGACCCATAAAAAAGTAGAGTTTATTTGGAATGCTCAAGTTATGGAGATCTTAGGTAGTCAAAAGGTAGAAGCCGTCAAGGTTAAAGATATTAACACGAAACAAGAATTAGAAATTCTTTGTCAAGGAGTCTTTGTCTTTATTGGACTTATGCCTAATACTAATTTTATTAAAGAAGTAGTAAAGGTAGATGAAGAAGGGTATATTATTACGGATGAGAATATGAAGACTTCAAGAGAAAGTATATTTTCTGGTGGAGATTGTAGAAAAAAATTATTGCGTCAAGTAGTAACAGCTTGCGGAGATGGAGCTCTAGCTGCTTTTTCTGCTCAAAATTATGTAGAAAGGTTAAAAGGAATAGCCAGCAATTCTAATTATAGTAGTTATTAA